The DNA window CATGGTCGGCTGTTCGTTCACCTTCGCCACCAAGTCTTGGACATCGCTTTGCGACGCCTCGCCCACGAACAGGCCCGCTGGCGCAGACCCCTCGTTGCGCAGGTGACGCACCACGCTACGCGTATCAATGCCGGAGATGCCCACGATGCCCTGGGCGCGCATCTCCTCTTCCAGCGAGCGCTCGGCGCGCCAATTCGATACGCGCTTGGAAAGGTCGCGCACGATCAGGCCGGCGACCCAGATGCGGCCGTCGCGGGACTCGTTGTCCTCGTCGTTCCAGCCGGTGTTGCCGATCTGCGGTGCCGTCATCACCACGATCTGGCGGTGGTACGAGGGATCCGTCATGGTCTCCTGGTAGCCGGTCATGCCGGTGGTAAACACGGCTTCCCCGTAGACAGGGTCGATGTCGCTGTCGGGCTCGACTGCGCCGAAGGCGTAGCCGCGGTAAACGTGACCGTCGCCAAGCACGAGGGCCGCAGGGATTCGAGATTCAGTCATGGTTGCTTCCTTTGAAAAATTACTTCGTGCTGGTGGTAGTCGTTTCGGTCTCAGTCTCGTCGGCCCGGTAGGTGACCTCGCCGCGCAGCATGGTCAACGCGATGCTGGTGGCAAACTCCGTGCCCTCGTACGGGGTGTTCGACGCCTTGGAGCGCAGCTTGTCGCCCTCGACGGTCCACGCCGCGCCCGGGTCGACGAGCACCAAGTTGGCCGGCTCCCCTTCCGCGATCGGGCGACCCTGATCTTCGAGGCGCAGGATCTCTGCGGGGCGCTCGCTCATCACCTTCGCCACGAAGCGCCAGTCCGCGAGGCCAGACTCCACGAAGACCTGCGCGATGATCGGCAGCGAAGTCTCCAGGCCCAGCATGCCGGGCTTGGCGTGCTCGAACTCCACGCACTTGTCCTCGGAGCCGTGCGGGGCGTGGTCGGTGGCCACCACGTCGATCGTGCCGTCAAGCAACGCATCTCGCAGCGCGATAGTGTCGCGCTGCTCGCGCAGCGGCGGGTTGACGCGGTAGACGCCGTCGTAGGTCTCGAGTTTCTCGTCGGTAAGCAGCAGGTGGTGCGGAGTCGCCTCGGCGCTGACGTTGATGCCCTGCTCCTTAGCCCAGCGCAGCAACTCAACTGTGCCCTCGGTCGAGGCGTGGCAGATGTGCAGACGGCCACCGTAGTCACGGGTCATGATCACGTCGCGGGCGACGACGGATTCCTCCGCCACTCGCGGCCACCCACCCAGGCCGAGCCGGGCTGCGGTCTCGCCCTCGTGGGCGACCGCGTCCGCGGTCATGCGGTGGTCCTCGGCATGTTGAGCGAGCAGCACGTCATAGGCCTTCGCGTACTCGACCGCGCGGCGCATCACCTGCGGGTCGTTGACGCACTTGCCGTCATCAGAAAACATACGGACGTGGCCCTGGCTCATCAGCCCGATCTCGCTGAGCTGCTTGCCTTCCAGGTTCTGGGTGATCGCGCCAACCGGGTAGACGTCGCACTTGCCGTAGGCCTGGCCCTTCTCCCACACCGCGTCGGCGAGGAAGGGCTGGTCGATCACGGGGCTCGTGTTCGCCATGGTGAACACGGCGGTAAAGCCGCCCTTGGCTGCCGCATCGGAGCCGGTGGCGATGGTTTCTGTGTCCTCGCGGCCCGGCTCGCGCAGGTGGACGTGCATATCCACCAGGCCCGGCAGCAACACCTTGCCGCCGGCGTCGATGACCTCGAAGGACTCATCTGTCTCGTCGAGGCCGAGGTCTTTGCCGATGGCTTGGATCACGCCGCCGTCGATAAGCAGCTGCACCTCGTCCTCACCGTAGGGACGGACGTTTTTGATTACGAACTTTCCCATTTACTCTTCCTCTCCCACAAGCAGCGTAAACAGCACCGCCATGCGGGTGTACACACCGTTAGAGACCTGCTGCAGTACCGCGGTGTTGTCTCGCTCCGCAACAGCAAAGTTAATTTCCATCCCGCGCAACATCGGGCCCGGGTGCATGATGATCGCACCTTCCTTCATCCGGTTGGCGCGCTGCGCGCTCAAGCCGTAGAGGGTGGCGTACTCGCGGTGCGAGGGGAAAAACCCGCCGTGCATGCGCTCGGCCTGCACGCGCAGCATCATCACCACGTCCGCATCCGCGATCTCGGCGTCCAGGTCATAGGCCACGCGCGCCGGCCAGTGCTCCACCCCGGTGGGCAGCAGCGTCGGTGGAGCCACGAGCACGACCTCCGCCCCCAACAGGTGGAGCAGATCAACGTTCGAGCGCGCCACGCGCGAGTGCACGATGTCGCCCACGATGACCACCTTGCGCCCGGCGATCTCGCCGATCCGCTGACGCATCGTCACCGCGTCCAGCAACGCCTGCGTGGGGTGCTGGTGCTTGCCGTCGCCTGCGTTAATGATCGAGGTACCCGGCAACCACTGCTTCAGCAGCTGCGCGGCTCCCGACGCCGGGTGGCGCACCACGATCGCATCCGCGCCGACGGCCTCGACCGTCTGCGCCGTATCTTTGAGCGACTCGCCCTTCTTTACCGAGGAACTCGAGGCGGAGATGTTGATCACGTCCGCGCTCATCCATTTGCCCGCGGTCTCGAAGGACGAACGGGTGCGAGTGGAGTTCTCGTAGAACAGGGTGAAGATGGTGCGGCCCCGCAGCGTGGGCAGCTTCTTGATCTCGCGGCCGTCCAAGGCCTCCTTGAAGCGGTCGGCCTCATCCATGATGGCGAGGGCCTCGTCCCGGCTTAGGTCTGCAATATCAATGAGGTGCTTCATCTCTTATGCCTCCCGGTGCAGCGTGACCGCGTCAACGGCGTCGATCGGAGTGAGCGTGACGGTCACGTCCTCGCTCAACGCGGTCGGGATGTTCTTGCCCACATAGTCCGCGCGGATGGGCAGCTGGCGGTGCCCGCGGTCAACCAGCACGGCAAGCTGAATCGTTGCTGGCCTCCCGATGTCGCGCAGCGAGTCCAGGGCGGCACGGATCGTGCGCCCCGAGTACAGCACGTCATCGACGAGCACCACCGTCGCCCCGTCGAGCGGTGCCGGAATGCTGGTCGGGCGCAGCGCGCGGTGCGGTTTGTCGCGCAAATCATCGCGGTACAGGGTGACATCTAAGCTGCCGACGGGCACGCTCACCCCGGAGAATTCCTCAATAGCCGCCGCGATGCGCTGCGCCAAGGGCACGCCCCCGGAGGGAATACCGAGCAGCTGCACGGGCGCGGTGCCATCTTGCGATGCCGTGTCCAGCGCCGTCTTTTCAATTATCTGGTGCGCAATGCGTGCGATCGTGCGCGCGACGTCGTCTGCGCTCAGCAGCTCCACCGTCGTGCGGGTATCTCCACTCATCTCGCCTCCTTCCCCGCCTCACAGTGCGGAATTTAAAGGATGCTTGTGCAAAACCCGCGTGCTGCGGGCCGAGTCCCGGTCTGAAAGATTGTTGAGACTGCCCAGCATTTTAGCACTTATGCCTTACTCCCGTGGCGAAGCGTGGCAGGTACAGTCGTCTGTGTGAGTAGCAACAATACGACACCCCCAAACGCGTCCCAGTCAGCTGCGGACGGGGCCGAGCTTCCAAGCGCCCCGGACGCGGAGACCGTCGCCGAGGTCAATGCCGCAGCGCAGGCTGACTCCAACAACGAGCCCAAAGAAGTGACCCCAGAGGCCGTCGCCGAAATCTTCAGCGCCGAAGGCCTCGAGCACCGCGTCGAGGACGGCACGGTGCGCTCCGGCTTCATCAACGCCGCCATCGTGGTTGCCTTTGACAGCGACCACCTCATCTTCGAGTCGCTGTGGCGCGGCAAGATTCCAAAGGACATGGCCTCGCATATCCTGCTTGCCACCAACGAGCACAACCAGACGCACTTCGCGCCCACCCTGCGCTTCTTCGAGCAGGGCGAAGACCACCTGGCGATTAGCGCGATCCGCACGCTCGACATCACGCACG is part of the Corynebacterium imitans genome and encodes:
- a CDS encoding aspartate carbamoyltransferase catalytic subunit; amino-acid sequence: MKHLIDIADLSRDEALAIMDEADRFKEALDGREIKKLPTLRGRTIFTLFYENSTRTRSSFETAGKWMSADVINISASSSSVKKGESLKDTAQTVEAVGADAIVVRHPASGAAQLLKQWLPGTSIINAGDGKHQHPTQALLDAVTMRQRIGEIAGRKVVIVGDIVHSRVARSNVDLLHLLGAEVVLVAPPTLLPTGVEHWPARVAYDLDAEIADADVVMMLRVQAERMHGGFFPSHREYATLYGLSAQRANRMKEGAIIMHPGPMLRGMEINFAVAERDNTAVLQQVSNGVYTRMAVLFTLLVGEEE
- a CDS encoding dihydroorotase translates to MGKFVIKNVRPYGEDEVQLLIDGGVIQAIGKDLGLDETDESFEVIDAGGKVLLPGLVDMHVHLREPGREDTETIATGSDAAAKGGFTAVFTMANTSPVIDQPFLADAVWEKGQAYGKCDVYPVGAITQNLEGKQLSEIGLMSQGHVRMFSDDGKCVNDPQVMRRAVEYAKAYDVLLAQHAEDHRMTADAVAHEGETAARLGLGGWPRVAEESVVARDVIMTRDYGGRLHICHASTEGTVELLRWAKEQGINVSAEATPHHLLLTDEKLETYDGVYRVNPPLREQRDTIALRDALLDGTIDVVATDHAPHGSEDKCVEFEHAKPGMLGLETSLPIIAQVFVESGLADWRFVAKVMSERPAEILRLEDQGRPIAEGEPANLVLVDPGAAWTVEGDKLRSKASNTPYEGTEFATSIALTMLRGEVTYRADETETETTTTSTK
- the pyrR gene encoding bifunctional pyr operon transcriptional regulator/uracil phosphoribosyltransferase PyrR; this encodes MSGDTRTTVELLSADDVARTIARIAHQIIEKTALDTASQDGTAPVQLLGIPSGGVPLAQRIAAAIEEFSGVSVPVGSLDVTLYRDDLRDKPHRALRPTSIPAPLDGATVVLVDDVLYSGRTIRAALDSLRDIGRPATIQLAVLVDRGHRQLPIRADYVGKNIPTALSEDVTVTLTPIDAVDAVTLHREA
- a CDS encoding YbjN domain-containing protein, translating into MSSNNTTPPNASQSAADGAELPSAPDAETVAEVNAAAQADSNNEPKEVTPEAVAEIFSAEGLEHRVEDGTVRSGFINAAIVVAFDSDHLIFESLWRGKIPKDMASHILLATNEHNQTHFAPTLRFFEQGEDHLAISAIRTLDITHGASYNQLGAFIMSSIDTTLQAFDFLATSFPTLVTWEDPHDEH